In one Melaminivora jejuensis genomic region, the following are encoded:
- a CDS encoding aldo/keto reductase, with protein sequence MSKSTAPFPLVPLGRSELRVTPICLGTMTFGEQVGEADAHAILDRAVERGVNFLDTAEMYAVPARRETCGATETIIGRWLAARPGLRERLVIATKVAGPSRGMPWIRDGLGLTPADIAASCEGSLRRLQTDVIDLYQIHWPERHVPAFGQLYYEPAQETSQTSIHEQLDALAQLVRAGKVRHIGLSNETPWGVHEFVRLAEAHGLPRVLSVQNPYCLLNRSWDNAMDESCHRLGVSLLAYSPLGFGLLTGKYDQHAPADPQAPQDARIARYESVRKQRWGRPEALAGARRYNQLAREHGLTPVQLALAFCYRSWRVASTIIGVTTLAQLDENLDAWSVPLAPELLRELDAIRWQLRDPAQ encoded by the coding sequence ATGAGCAAAAGCACCGCCCCGTTCCCCCTCGTCCCGCTTGGCCGCAGCGAGCTGCGCGTCACCCCCATCTGCCTGGGCACCATGACTTTTGGCGAGCAGGTCGGCGAGGCCGACGCCCACGCCATCCTCGATCGCGCCGTCGAGCGCGGCGTCAACTTTCTTGACACGGCAGAGATGTACGCCGTGCCGGCGCGGCGCGAGACCTGCGGCGCCACCGAGACCATCATCGGCCGCTGGCTGGCCGCACGCCCCGGCCTGCGCGAGCGGCTGGTCATCGCCACCAAGGTGGCCGGCCCCTCGCGCGGGATGCCGTGGATACGCGATGGCCTGGGCCTGACGCCGGCGGACATCGCGGCTTCCTGCGAAGGCAGCCTGCGCCGGCTGCAGACCGACGTCATCGACCTCTACCAGATCCACTGGCCTGAGCGCCACGTGCCGGCCTTCGGCCAGCTCTACTACGAGCCGGCCCAGGAGACCAGCCAGACCTCCATCCATGAGCAGCTCGACGCGCTGGCGCAGCTGGTGCGCGCCGGCAAGGTGCGCCACATCGGCCTGTCCAACGAGACGCCCTGGGGCGTGCACGAGTTCGTGCGCCTGGCCGAGGCGCATGGCCTGCCGCGCGTGCTGTCGGTGCAAAACCCGTATTGCCTGCTCAACCGCAGCTGGGACAACGCCATGGACGAGAGCTGCCACCGCCTGGGCGTGTCGCTGCTGGCCTACTCGCCCCTGGGCTTTGGCCTGCTCACGGGCAAGTACGACCAGCACGCGCCCGCCGACCCGCAGGCGCCGCAGGATGCGCGCATCGCCCGCTACGAGTCGGTGCGCAAGCAGCGCTGGGGCCGGCCCGAGGCGCTGGCCGGCGCGCGCCGCTACAACCAGCTGGCGCGCGAGCATGGCCTGACGCCGGTGCAATTGGCGCTGGCGTTTTGCTACCGCAGTTGGCGCGTGGCCAGCACCATCATCGGCGTGACCACGCTGGCCCAGCTCGATGAGAACCTGGACGCCTGGAGCGTGCCGCTGGCACCCGAGCTGCTGCGCGAACTCGACGCCATCCGCTGGCAGCTGCGCGATCCGGCGCAGTGA
- the prfB gene encoding peptide chain release factor 2 (programmed frameshift) has product MEAERINQIETTLEDLTERTQELRRYLDYDAKYERLRTVNAALEDPAVWNDPKKAQELGREKKSLDAVVLTLQKLTSELADNSELFEMSREEGDEAGLATIEAETAKLQPLIEDLEFRRMFGREADPLNCYIDIQAGAGGTEACDWAGMLLRQYLKYAERKGFKATVDDETPGDVAGIKGATIHIEGEYAYGLLRTETGVHRLVRKSPFDSSGGRHTSFASLFVYPEIDDSIEIDINPADVRTDTFRASGAGGQHINKTDSAVRLTHIPTGIVVQCQDGRSQHSNRDVAWQRLRSKLYELEMHKRMEEQQKLEDTKTDVGWGHQIRSYVLDNSRIKDLRTNVEVSATQKVLDGDLDQFIEASLKQGL; this is encoded by the exons ATGGAAGCAGAACGCATCAACCAGATCGAAACCACGCTTGAAGACCTGACCGAGCGCACGCAAGAGTTACGGAGGTATCTT GACTACGATGCCAAGTACGAACGCCTGAGAACCGTCAACGCCGCCCTGGAAGACCCGGCGGTCTGGAACGACCCCAAGAAGGCCCAGGAACTGGGCCGCGAAAAGAAGTCGCTCGACGCCGTGGTGCTGACGCTGCAAAAGCTGACCAGCGAACTGGCCGACAACAGCGAATTGTTCGAGATGAGCCGCGAGGAAGGCGACGAGGCGGGTCTGGCCACCATCGAGGCCGAGACTGCCAAGCTGCAGCCGCTGATCGAAGACCTGGAGTTCCGCCGCATGTTTGGCCGCGAGGCCGACCCGCTGAACTGCTACATCGACATCCAGGCCGGCGCCGGCGGCACCGAGGCCTGCGACTGGGCCGGGATGCTGCTGCGCCAATACCTCAAGTACGCCGAGAGGAAGGGCTTCAAGGCCACCGTCGATGACGAAACCCCCGGCGACGTGGCCGGCATCAAGGGCGCGACCATCCACATCGAGGGCGAATACGCCTATGGCCTGCTGCGCACCGAAACCGGCGTGCATCGCCTGGTGCGCAAGTCGCCATTCGACAGCTCGGGCGGGCGCCACACCTCGTTTGCCTCGCTGTTCGTCTACCCGGAGATCGACGACTCCATCGAGATCGACATCAACCCGGCGGACGTGCGCACCGACACCTTCCGCGCCAGCGGTGCCGGCGGCCAGCACATCAACAAGACCGACTCGGCCGTGCGCCTGACGCACATCCCCACCGGCATCGTCGTGCAGTGCCAGGACGGGCGCAGCCAGCACAGCAACCGCGACGTGGCCTGGCAGCGCCTGCGCTCCAAGCTCTACGAGCTGGAGATGCACAAGCGCATGGAAGAGCAGCAAAAGCTGGAGGACACCAAGACCGACGTCGGCTGGGGCCACCAGATCCGCAGCTATGTGCTGGACAACAGCCGCATCAAGGACTTGCGCACCAACGTCGAAGTCAGCGCCACGCAGAAGGTGCTGGACGGCGACCTGGATCAGTTCATCGAAGCCTCGCTCAAGCAGGGCCTGTAA
- a CDS encoding alpha/beta fold hydrolase: MYRPLRTARTESVRIRTLDYHVRLWGEAASGLPPLVLLHGWMDVGASWQFVVDAFGAAFAQGRRIIAPDWRGFGHTRAPAPVDHYVFADYFADLDQLLDHYAGSQPIDLIGHSMGGNIAMLYAGIRPARIRRLVNLEGFGLPATRPEQAGKRYVQWMDELRQHQRGELDLKTYADAEGVAQRLMKTNPRISADKAAWLAHQWAEAGSDGRWAILGDAAHKVVNPQLYRVDEANALYAAIEAPVLSVEASSDSLSQWWKDRYTLAEYHQRLQHVRDVRTARVEDAGHMLHHDQPQVVAGLIEGFIA; this comes from the coding sequence ATGTACCGGCCCCTGCGCACCGCGCGCACCGAAAGCGTGCGCATCCGAACACTCGACTACCACGTCCGCCTGTGGGGCGAGGCCGCCAGCGGGTTGCCGCCGCTGGTGCTGCTGCATGGCTGGATGGACGTCGGCGCGTCCTGGCAGTTCGTGGTCGATGCCTTCGGCGCCGCGTTCGCGCAGGGCCGGCGCATCATCGCGCCCGACTGGCGCGGCTTTGGCCACACGCGCGCGCCGGCGCCGGTCGATCACTATGTCTTTGCCGACTACTTTGCCGACCTCGATCAGCTGCTGGATCACTACGCCGGCAGCCAGCCCATCGACCTGATCGGGCACAGCATGGGCGGCAACATCGCCATGCTCTACGCCGGCATCCGGCCTGCGCGCATCCGCCGGCTGGTCAATCTGGAGGGCTTTGGCCTGCCGGCCACCCGGCCCGAGCAGGCCGGCAAGCGCTACGTGCAGTGGATGGACGAGCTGCGCCAGCACCAGCGCGGCGAGCTGGATCTGAAGACCTACGCCGACGCCGAGGGCGTGGCCCAGCGCCTGATGAAGACCAACCCGCGCATCAGCGCCGACAAGGCCGCCTGGCTGGCGCACCAGTGGGCCGAGGCTGGCAGCGATGGCCGCTGGGCCATCCTGGGCGACGCCGCGCACAAGGTGGTCAATCCGCAGCTGTACCGGGTGGACGAGGCCAATGCGCTGTACGCGGCCATCGAGGCGCCGGTGCTGTCGGTGGAGGCCAGCAGCGACAGCCTCTCCCAATGGTGGAAGGACAGATACACCTTGGCCGAATACCACCAGCGCCTGCAGCACGTGCGCGACGTACGCACCGCCCGGGTCGAGGACGCCGGCCACATGCTGCACCACGACCAGCCGCAGGTCGTGGCAGGGTTGATTGAGGGATTCATAGCCTAG
- a CDS encoding class 1 fructose-bisphosphatase produces the protein MTERVSFTRYLVEQQRDHGRIPPQLRLLLEVVARACKRIALAVNKGDLGDVMGTASTENVQGEVQKKLDIIANETLIEANEWGGHLAAMASEEMEGIYLVPNRYPQGEYLLLFDPLDGSSNIDVNVSIGTIFSVLKKPEDHPGVHESDFLQPGRQQVAAGYCIYGPQTTLVLTVGNGVAMFTLDREQGSFVLTRENIRIPEDTKEFAINMSNMRHWDAPVRRYIDECLAGETGPRAKNFNMRWIASMVADVHRILMRGGIFMYPWDKREPNKPGKLRLMYEANPMGWLVEQAGGSATNGRERILDVQPTQLHQRVSVILGSKNEVERVTSYHSESGAA, from the coding sequence ATGACCGAACGCGTCAGTTTCACCCGCTACCTGGTCGAGCAGCAGCGCGACCATGGCCGCATCCCGCCGCAGCTGCGCCTGCTGCTGGAAGTGGTGGCGCGCGCCTGCAAGCGCATCGCCCTGGCCGTCAACAAGGGCGACCTGGGCGACGTCATGGGCACGGCCAGCACCGAGAACGTGCAGGGCGAGGTGCAAAAGAAATTGGACATCATCGCCAACGAGACGTTGATCGAAGCCAACGAATGGGGCGGGCACCTGGCGGCCATGGCCAGCGAGGAGATGGAGGGCATCTACCTAGTGCCCAACCGCTATCCGCAGGGTGAATATTTGCTGCTGTTCGATCCGCTGGACGGCTCGTCCAACATCGATGTGAACGTCAGCATCGGCACCATCTTCAGCGTGCTGAAAAAACCCGAAGACCACCCGGGCGTACACGAGAGCGACTTCCTGCAACCGGGCCGCCAGCAGGTGGCCGCCGGCTATTGCATCTACGGCCCGCAGACCACGCTGGTGCTCACGGTGGGCAATGGCGTCGCCATGTTCACGCTGGATCGCGAGCAGGGCTCCTTCGTGCTGACGCGCGAGAACATCCGCATCCCGGAGGACACGAAGGAATTCGCCATCAACATGAGCAACATGCGCCACTGGGACGCGCCGGTGCGCCGCTACATCGACGAGTGCCTGGCCGGCGAGACCGGCCCTAGGGCCAAGAACTTCAACATGCGCTGGATTGCCAGCATGGTGGCCGACGTACACCGCATCCTGATGCGCGGCGGCATCTTCATGTATCCCTGGGACAAGCGCGAGCCGAACAAGCCAGGCAAGCTGCGCCTGATGTACGAGGCCAACCCCATGGGCTGGCTGGTCGAGCAGGCCGGCGGCAGCGCCACCAATGGCCGCGAACGCATCCTGGACGTGCAGCCCACGCAGTTGCACCAGCGCGTGAGCGTCATCCTGGGCTCGAAGAACGAGGTCGAGCGCGTGACCAGCTACCACAGCGAGAGCGGCGCAGCCTGA
- the pepN gene encoding aminopeptidase N — MREGQAATAVHRLDYTPPAYWIDTVELCFDLDPAKTRVLNKMRLRRNPGVPAQPLRLDGEELNLARVQVNGAGTSFKMDGGQLVLENLPDGHEPFELEIFTTCQPAKNTQLSGLYVSEGTFFTQCEAQGFRRITYFLDRPDVMASYSVLLRADKAQYPVLLSNGNLVESGELDDGRHFARWHDPHRKPSYLFALVAGKLVAREQKIRSRAGTEHLLQVWVRAGDLGKTEHAMHSLMASIAWDEARFNLPLDLERFMIVATSDFNMGAMENKGLNVFNTKYVLASQATATDVDFANVESVVGHEYFHNWTGNRVTCRDWFQLSLKEGLTVFRDQEFSMDMAGSPSARAVKRIEDVRVLRTVQFPEDAGPMAHPVRPDSYIEINNFYTVTIYEKGAEVVRMQHNLVGREGFARGMKLYFERHDGQAVTCDDFAAAMADANPGSELAQRLEQFKRWYSQAGTPRVKAEGHYDAGAQTYTLTLSQSCAPTPGQPDKQPFVIPVALGLLGPDGSALPLQLAGEDAASGNERTIVLHEASQTLTFTGVAQPPVPSLLRGFSAPVILECDYSDEDLLLLLAHDSDPFNRWEAGQRLLLRIAIESIAISADQLRAEAGFDTKNTANMLPPALVQALRGVLRHPQLDAAFKDLVLTLPSETYIAEQLGEVDPQRIHTVREALRLELATTLQADWQWAFEAHQDSGAYRPDAASAGRRALAGTALSMLCLAAQAQGDAVWPGKAYQRFKVAGNMTDRANALAALITSGSELAQPALERFHALFKGDALVIDKWFAMQVMAPDRQGHILPIARQLMQHPDFSLKNPNRARSVIFSYCSGNPAALHRADGAGYAFWAEQVLALDAINAQVAARLARALDRWRRLAEPYRSAARMALKRVAAKDKLSSDVREVVTRALAEDPSNHNTEGASQ, encoded by the coding sequence ATGAGAGAAGGCCAAGCGGCCACTGCCGTGCATCGCCTGGACTACACGCCACCGGCCTACTGGATCGACACGGTGGAGCTGTGCTTCGACCTCGATCCAGCCAAGACGCGGGTGCTCAACAAGATGCGCCTGCGCCGCAACCCCGGCGTGCCGGCACAGCCGCTGCGCCTGGACGGCGAGGAGCTGAACCTGGCACGCGTGCAGGTCAACGGCGCCGGCACGTCCTTCAAGATGGACGGCGGCCAGCTGGTGCTGGAGAACCTGCCGGACGGCCACGAGCCCTTCGAGTTGGAGATCTTCACCACCTGCCAGCCGGCCAAGAACACCCAGCTGTCGGGCCTGTACGTAAGCGAGGGGACTTTCTTCACGCAGTGCGAGGCGCAGGGCTTTCGGCGCATCACCTACTTTCTGGATCGCCCGGACGTCATGGCCAGCTACAGCGTGCTGCTGCGCGCGGACAAGGCCCAATACCCGGTGCTGCTGTCCAACGGCAACCTGGTGGAATCTGGCGAGCTGGACGATGGCCGCCACTTCGCCCGCTGGCACGATCCGCACCGAAAGCCCAGCTACCTGTTCGCCCTGGTGGCCGGCAAGCTGGTTGCGCGCGAGCAAAAAATCAGGAGCCGCGCCGGCACCGAGCACTTGCTGCAGGTCTGGGTGCGCGCCGGCGACCTGGGCAAGACCGAGCACGCCATGCATTCGCTCATGGCCAGCATCGCCTGGGACGAGGCGCGCTTCAATCTGCCGCTGGATCTGGAGCGCTTCATGATCGTCGCCACCAGCGACTTCAACATGGGCGCGATGGAAAACAAGGGCCTGAACGTCTTCAACACCAAGTACGTGCTGGCCAGCCAGGCGACAGCCACGGACGTGGACTTTGCCAACGTCGAATCAGTGGTCGGCCACGAGTACTTCCACAACTGGACGGGCAACCGCGTCACCTGCCGCGACTGGTTCCAGCTCAGCTTGAAGGAAGGGCTGACGGTGTTTCGCGACCAGGAGTTCTCGATGGACATGGCCGGCAGCCCGTCGGCGCGGGCGGTCAAGCGCATCGAGGACGTGCGCGTGCTGCGCACCGTACAGTTCCCCGAGGACGCCGGCCCCATGGCGCACCCGGTGCGGCCCGACAGCTACATCGAGATCAACAACTTCTACACCGTCACCATCTACGAAAAAGGTGCCGAGGTGGTGCGGATGCAGCACAACCTGGTCGGGCGCGAAGGCTTCGCACGTGGCATGAAGCTGTACTTCGAGCGCCACGACGGCCAGGCCGTGACCTGCGACGACTTCGCGGCCGCTATGGCCGATGCCAACCCCGGCAGCGAACTGGCCCAGCGCCTGGAGCAGTTCAAGCGCTGGTACAGCCAGGCCGGCACTCCGCGCGTCAAGGCCGAAGGGCATTACGACGCGGGCGCCCAGACCTACACCCTCACCTTGTCGCAAAGCTGCGCGCCCACGCCCGGCCAGCCGGACAAGCAGCCCTTCGTCATCCCGGTGGCGCTGGGCCTGCTGGGGCCAGACGGCAGCGCCCTGCCCCTGCAGCTGGCCGGCGAGGACGCAGCCAGCGGCAACGAGCGCACCATCGTGCTGCACGAGGCCAGCCAGACGCTGACCTTCACCGGCGTGGCCCAGCCGCCCGTGCCCTCGCTACTGCGCGGCTTCAGCGCCCCGGTCATCCTGGAGTGCGACTACAGCGACGAAGACCTGCTGCTGCTGCTGGCGCACGACAGCGACCCCTTCAACCGCTGGGAAGCCGGCCAGCGCCTGCTGCTGCGCATCGCTATCGAAAGCATAGCTATCAGCGCTGACCAGCTAAGGGCTGAGGCCGGTTTTGACACCAAAAACACAGCCAACATGCTGCCCCCGGCGCTGGTACAGGCGCTGCGCGGCGTGCTGCGCCACCCGCAGCTCGATGCCGCCTTCAAGGATCTGGTGCTGACGCTGCCCTCCGAAACCTACATCGCCGAGCAGCTGGGCGAGGTCGATCCGCAGCGCATCCACACCGTGCGCGAGGCGCTGCGCCTGGAGCTGGCCACCACCTTGCAGGCCGACTGGCAGTGGGCCTTCGAGGCGCACCAAGACAGCGGCGCCTACCGGCCCGACGCCGCCAGCGCAGGCCGGCGCGCCCTGGCTGGCACGGCCCTGTCCATGCTGTGCCTGGCTGCGCAGGCGCAGGGCGATGCCGTCTGGCCGGGCAAGGCCTACCAGCGCTTCAAGGTGGCCGGCAACATGACCGACCGCGCCAACGCCCTGGCCGCCCTGATCACCAGCGGCAGCGAGCTGGCACAGCCGGCGCTGGAGCGCTTTCACGCCCTGTTCAAGGGGGATGCGCTGGTCATCGACAAATGGTTTGCCATGCAGGTCATGGCGCCGGATCGCCAGGGCCACATCCTGCCGATTGCGCGCCAGCTCATGCAGCACCCGGACTTCTCGCTCAAGAACCCCAACCGGGCGCGCAGCGTGATCTTCAGCTACTGCAGCGGCAACCCGGCTGCCCTGCACCGCGCGGACGGCGCTGGCTACGCCTTCTGGGCCGAGCAGGTGCTGGCGCTCGACGCCATCAACGCCCAGGTGGCGGCGCGTCTGGCGCGTGCGCTGGATCGCTGGCGCAGGCTCGCCGAGCCGTACCGCAGCGCAGCGCGCATGGCGCTCAAGCGCGTGGCGGCCAAGGACAAGCTGTCCAGCGACGTGCGCGAGGTCGTTACCCGCGCGCTGGCCGAAGACCCATCCAACCACAACACCGAGGGAGCATCGCAATGA
- a CDS encoding phage tail protein yields the protein MSARSRAPAPRAWMRAAAWALAVAGAAALPAHADEPFIGEVRLFAFNWCPKDWDQARGQLLPVAQNTALFSILSARYGGNGAQTFALPDLARRTPIGAGAGLSPGAFGGSEFTTLNSSHLPAHSHSLSATTAPATHATAASSQTLAQAREAALYHAGPPDTAGPGTQQTGGSPVYLRSPYLAMTWCVALQGPFPQRQ from the coding sequence ATGTCGGCACGCTCCCGCGCCCCGGCCCCGCGCGCCTGGATGCGCGCCGCTGCATGGGCCCTGGCTGTGGCTGGCGCTGCAGCGCTGCCGGCACACGCCGACGAGCCGTTCATTGGCGAAGTACGGCTGTTTGCCTTCAACTGGTGCCCCAAAGACTGGGACCAGGCGCGCGGGCAACTCCTGCCCGTTGCACAAAACACGGCACTGTTTTCCATCCTGTCTGCCCGCTACGGCGGCAATGGCGCCCAGACCTTTGCCTTGCCCGATCTGGCCAGGCGCACGCCCATCGGGGCTGGCGCGGGCCTGTCGCCAGGGGCTTTCGGTGGCAGCGAATTCACCACCCTCAACAGCAGCCATCTGCCAGCGCACAGCCACAGTCTGTCTGCCACCACTGCCCCGGCCACGCACGCCACTGCCGCATCGAGCCAGACGCTGGCGCAGGCGCGCGAAGCCGCGCTGTACCATGCCGGCCCGCCCGACACCGCAGGCCCCGGCACCCAGCAGACCGGTGGCAGCCCGGTGTATCTGCGCAGCCCCTACCTGGCCATGACCTGGTGCGTGGCCCTGCAGGGCCCATTCCCACAGCGGCAATGA
- the serB gene encoding phosphoserine phosphatase SerB, protein MTTSSLAAPVEFAPGLVVQGITPPLRLGDYRLIAFDMDSTLINIECVDEIADAAGKKAEVAAITEAAMQGVITDFKDSLRQRVALLRGVSVQHLEQVFAERLRLNPGARELIDAARAAGLATLLVSGGFTFFADRVKAQLGIQFARANVLEAEDGVLTGRMVDQPWGDICDGAEKRRTLLELASLLGIDPRQAIAVGDGANDLPMMGAAGLSVAYHAKPAVRAQARVAINSGGLDRLLEVLQ, encoded by the coding sequence ATGACTACCTCTTCCCTCGCTGCCCCCGTTGAATTCGCCCCCGGCCTTGTCGTGCAGGGCATCACCCCGCCGCTGCGCCTGGGCGACTACCGGCTGATCGCCTTCGACATGGACTCGACCCTCATCAACATCGAGTGCGTGGACGAGATCGCCGATGCCGCCGGCAAGAAAGCCGAAGTAGCCGCCATCACCGAGGCGGCCATGCAGGGCGTCATCACCGACTTCAAGGACAGCCTGCGCCAGCGCGTGGCCCTGCTGCGCGGCGTAAGCGTGCAGCACCTGGAGCAGGTCTTTGCCGAGCGCCTGCGCCTCAACCCCGGCGCCCGTGAGTTGATTGATGCGGCCCGTGCCGCCGGCCTGGCAACGCTGCTGGTCTCGGGCGGCTTCACCTTCTTTGCCGACCGCGTCAAGGCGCAGCTGGGTATCCAGTTCGCCCGCGCCAACGTGCTGGAGGCCGAGGACGGCGTGCTGACCGGGCGCATGGTCGATCAGCCCTGGGGCGACATCTGCGACGGCGCGGAAAAGCGCCGCACGCTACTGGAGCTGGCCTCGTTGCTGGGCATAGACCCGCGCCAGGCGATTGCTGTGGGCGATGGCGCCAACGATCTGCCCATGATGGGCGCAGCCGGCCTGTCGGTGGCCTACCACGCCAAGCCGGCGGTGCGCGCCCAGGCCCGCGTGGCCATCAACAGCGGCGGGCTGGACAGGCTGCTGGAAGTGCTGCAATAA
- a CDS encoding ATP-binding protein: MTRKKLPIGIQTLREIREDDHYYVDKTPIALQLIAQGKYFFLSRPRRFGKSLFLDTLKELFEGNRVLFEGLHAEQHWDWSVRYPVLRFSFGGGLLGSVEDLRASLHTQLTRHEEHWGLSAKYPDARSRFSELILRLAEQTGQRVVVLIDEYDKPILDRIEDQDVALQLREVLKDFYCVIKDSDAHIRFALLTGVSKFSKVSIFSGLNNLNDITLDAPYSAICGYTEHDIDTVFAPELPGLDRDEIRRWYNGYNWRGESVYNPFDVLLLFQKRQFQPYWFETGTPTFLVKLLTRRRQFTPALENVFESATLLSSFEVDNIATEALLFQAGYLTITGERYRPGRLALQLSYPNLEVKTSLNNSLLGALCGATEVPERYINPVYDLLEAGDLAGLQQLLHSFFASIPHDWYRGNPIAQYEGYWASVFYSYFAALGLDMVLEDATNQGRIDMALRWLGQTWLFEFKVVELVPEGRAIEQLQQKNYADKYRAGGPVHLVGVEFSRESRNIVAFDTLTVGS, from the coding sequence ATGACCCGCAAGAAGCTCCCCATCGGCATCCAGACCCTGCGCGAGATCCGCGAGGATGACCACTACTACGTGGACAAGACGCCGATTGCGCTGCAGTTGATAGCGCAGGGCAAATACTTCTTCCTCTCGCGGCCCCGGCGCTTCGGCAAGAGCCTGTTCCTGGACACGCTCAAGGAGCTGTTCGAGGGCAACCGGGTGCTGTTCGAGGGGCTGCACGCCGAGCAGCACTGGGACTGGTCGGTGCGGTATCCGGTGCTGCGCTTCAGCTTTGGCGGCGGCTTGCTGGGCAGCGTGGAGGACTTGCGCGCCAGCCTGCACACCCAACTGACGCGCCATGAGGAGCATTGGGGTCTGTCAGCCAAGTATCCTGATGCGCGCAGCCGGTTTTCCGAACTCATCCTGCGCCTGGCCGAGCAGACCGGCCAGCGCGTGGTGGTGCTGATCGACGAATACGACAAGCCCATCCTCGATCGCATCGAAGACCAGGACGTGGCGCTGCAGCTGCGCGAGGTGCTCAAGGACTTTTATTGCGTCATCAAGGACAGCGACGCGCACATCCGCTTTGCCTTGCTGACCGGTGTATCCAAGTTCAGCAAGGTGAGCATCTTTTCCGGCCTGAACAACCTCAACGACATCACGCTGGATGCGCCGTATTCAGCCATTTGCGGCTACACCGAGCACGACATCGACACCGTGTTCGCGCCCGAGCTGCCCGGGCTGGATCGCGATGAGATCCGCCGCTGGTACAACGGCTACAACTGGCGCGGCGAGTCGGTCTACAACCCCTTCGACGTGCTGCTGCTGTTCCAAAAGCGCCAGTTCCAGCCTTACTGGTTCGAGACCGGCACGCCCACCTTTTTGGTCAAGCTGCTCACGCGGCGGCGCCAGTTCACGCCGGCGCTGGAAAACGTCTTTGAATCGGCCACGCTGCTGTCGTCGTTCGAGGTGGACAACATCGCCACCGAAGCGCTGCTGTTCCAGGCCGGCTACCTCACCATCACCGGCGAGCGCTACCGCCCCGGGCGGCTGGCGCTGCAGCTGTCCTATCCCAACCTGGAAGTCAAGACCAGCCTGAACAACAGCCTGCTGGGCGCACTGTGCGGCGCCACCGAAGTGCCCGAGCGCTACATCAACCCGGTCTATGACCTGCTCGAAGCGGGCGACCTCGCGGGGCTGCAGCAACTGCTGCACAGCTTCTTTGCCAGCATCCCGCACGACTGGTACCGGGGCAACCCCATTGCCCAATACGAAGGCTACTGGGCCAGCGTCTTCTACAGCTACTTTGCTGCGCTGGGGCTGGACATGGTGCTGGAGGACGCCACCAACCAAGGCCGCATCGACATGGCGCTGCGCTGGCTGGGGCAGACCTGGCTGTTCGAGTTCAAGGTCGTGGAGCTGGTGCCTGAAGGGCGGGCCATCGAGCAGCTGCAGCAGAAAAACTATGCCGACAAATACCGCGCCGGCGGGCCGGTGCACCTGGTGGGCGTGGAGTTCAGCCGCGAGAGCCGCAACATCGTGGCATTCGATACGCTGACCGTGGGTAGCTGA
- a CDS encoding phage tail protein encodes MPSTALLPALRPLLLAAAVAGALPAQASSEPFLGELMLFSGDFCPRYWLPADGRLLSVSAYETLFALIGSTYGGDGTINFALPDLRGRAPIGAGQGPGLNSMAVGQRGGSETATLNAQNLPMHSHALAASTQPATHATPAPGQVLGKAQNAGVYASNSGATVALAPTGVAGSPAPAPFSIRDPYLTMQWCIAVDGAFPSRN; translated from the coding sequence ATGCCCTCCACTGCGCTCTTGCCCGCCCTGCGCCCCCTGTTGCTGGCCGCTGCCGTGGCCGGCGCCCTGCCCGCGCAGGCCAGCAGCGAACCCTTCCTCGGCGAGTTGATGCTGTTCAGCGGTGATTTCTGTCCGCGCTACTGGCTGCCTGCCGATGGCCGGTTGCTGTCCGTCAGCGCCTACGAGACGCTTTTCGCCCTGATCGGCAGCACCTACGGCGGCGATGGCACGATCAACTTTGCCCTGCCCGACCTGCGTGGCCGCGCACCCATCGGTGCGGGACAGGGCCCAGGGCTGAACAGCATGGCAGTCGGCCAGCGCGGCGGCAGCGAGACCGCCACGCTGAACGCACAGAACCTGCCCATGCACAGCCATGCCCTGGCCGCCAGCACCCAGCCGGCCACCCATGCCACGCCGGCACCCGGACAGGTGCTGGGCAAGGCACAGAACGCCGGCGTCTATGCCAGCAACTCCGGCGCCACCGTGGCGCTGGCGCCCACAGGCGTGGCCGGCTCGCCGGCGCCCGCGCCGTTTTCCATCCGCGATCCGTACCTGACCATGCAGTGGTGCATCGCGGTCGACGGGGCATTCCCCTCGCGCAATTGA